Genomic DNA from archaeon BMS3Bbin15:
ATACTGTCTTCAGGGATTGGGGGAAGGAATGACCTGAAAAAGAAGATAGATTGGAAGTTTACGAGAGAGAGGGCTGACAGGAAACTATCCAAGTATTATGTTTCATAACTAAATTGGCATGACACTAGTGAGTAAGGTATCAGATATTTCTCGTGGCTTATTAGCGAAACCTAAAACTCGTGCTCCTATAAGCTTTTGGGCACCTATTTTCTCTATTTTGTATTGTATCTTTGATATATCTTGTTCCGTGGGTTGCACCGGAAGTTCAGCTTGCCAAATAGCAAGATTAAAAAATGGGGAATGACATAAATAAGGTTGATGTGGGTCATCTCATAGGGAATAGCAGGCGTAGCTGGATGGAAGCCTGCAGCGCACTTTCGCTTCGGCGAGTATAGACACGCTCCAGAGTGAGAGGCCCGCCCCCGTAACTCTGAAAGGTGTGAGTGTAATGCCTATGGAGATAACTGATATCAGGATTTTCAGAATAATAGGCTCAGGCAGGGTAAAAGCATACGCCAATGTCACCTTGGGGGAGTTCGCGGTCCACGGAGTGAAGGTTATGGAGAATGAGAAGGGACTCTGGGTGAGCATGCCCAGGCAGCGCAGCGTCAGCGATGGTCAATTGAGAGATGTCTTCTATCCGATGATACCTCTGAGGACAGGGAGAAGCTCTACCCAGTGGTGCTCTA
This window encodes:
- the spoVG_1 gene encoding putative septation protein SpoVG, producing the protein MEITDIRIFRIIGSGRVKAYANVTLGEFAVHGVKVMENEKGLWVSMPRQRSVSDGQLRDVFYPMIPLRTGRSSTQWCSMPAYERGLWASPVETVLQASGEGDKRWVYV